The Streptomyces nitrosporeus genome includes a window with the following:
- a CDS encoding ABC transporter permease, which translates to MSLSTEGRRARKASAPPAEKGTTVTGEPPVTGKVPLRHRLRRDRTLILMTLPAILLLLVFAYVPLVGNVVAFQDYDPYIADNAFQAILNSPWVGFEWFEQMVNDRLFWSALGNTLTIFLLQLTLFFPVPILLALFINSFVRPRVRAVAQAILYLPHFFSWVLVITVFQQMFGGAGLIAQTLREHGHEGFDLMTDPGLFKFLLTFEMIWKDAGWGVIVFLAALASVSPELYEASAMDGANRWRRMWHVTLPALRPVVALLLVLQVGNALTVGFEQILLQRTAVGPGASEVLDTYVWNVGITYGGFSYAAAVGIVKGIFGLLLVLGANKVAHLMGEQGVYKK; encoded by the coding sequence ATGTCACTGAGCACAGAGGGCCGGCGGGCGCGGAAGGCTTCCGCGCCGCCGGCCGAGAAGGGCACGACGGTCACCGGGGAGCCCCCGGTGACCGGGAAGGTGCCCCTGCGGCACCGTCTGCGCCGGGACCGGACGCTGATCCTGATGACCCTGCCGGCGATCCTGCTGCTGCTGGTCTTCGCGTACGTCCCGCTGGTGGGCAACGTCGTCGCCTTCCAGGACTACGACCCCTACATCGCGGACAACGCGTTCCAGGCCATCCTGAACAGCCCGTGGGTGGGCTTCGAGTGGTTCGAGCAGATGGTGAACGACCGGCTGTTCTGGTCGGCGCTGGGCAACACCCTGACGATCTTCCTGCTGCAGCTGACGCTGTTCTTCCCGGTGCCGATCCTGCTCGCGCTGTTCATCAACAGCTTCGTGCGGCCCCGGGTCCGGGCGGTGGCGCAGGCCATCCTGTACCTGCCGCACTTCTTCTCCTGGGTCCTCGTCATCACGGTGTTCCAGCAGATGTTCGGCGGCGCGGGGCTGATCGCGCAGACCCTGCGGGAACACGGTCACGAGGGTTTCGACCTGATGACCGACCCGGGACTGTTCAAGTTCCTGCTCACCTTCGAGATGATCTGGAAGGACGCCGGCTGGGGCGTCATCGTCTTCCTCGCCGCGCTGGCCTCGGTCAGCCCGGAGCTGTACGAGGCGAGCGCCATGGACGGCGCGAACCGCTGGCGCCGGATGTGGCACGTCACGCTGCCCGCCCTGCGCCCGGTCGTGGCCCTGCTGCTGGTCCTCCAGGTCGGCAACGCGCTCACGGTCGGCTTCGAGCAGATCCTGCTCCAGCGCACGGCGGTCGGTCCGGGCGCCTCCGAAGTCCTCGACACCTATGTCTGGAACGTCGGTATCACCTACGGCGGGTTCAGCTACGCGGCAGCCGTCGGCATCGTCAAGGGAATCTTCGGTCTGCTGCTGGTCCTCGGGGCCAACAAGGTCGCCCATCTCATGGGTGAGCAGGGGGTGTACAAGAAGTGA
- a CDS encoding carbohydrate ABC transporter permease: MTGVAGVKPGTRGRLRPVWEEEPTKAGLASKGVVLVLICLAVLFPLWVVVVTSLSSVKTITEAGGLVVIPRGVTFIAYQELLGGGQVTRATLVSICVTVVGTLFSMTVSIMCAYGLSRPGSVLHRPLLLTMLATMFFGAGLIPTYLVVQGLGLTDSYLALILPSALNVFNILVLRAFFMSTAQELIESARIDGAGDVRILWQIVMPLSRAVIAVITLFYAVGYWSAWFNASIYISDPKMLPLQNVMNQLVLKQERPTGLAQVINTGHLSPLAIQMAVMVLALIPVAVLSPFVQKHFKEGMLTGAVKG; this comes from the coding sequence ATGACCGGCGTGGCCGGTGTGAAACCGGGGACCCGCGGCCGGCTGCGGCCGGTGTGGGAGGAGGAGCCCACGAAGGCGGGCCTCGCCTCCAAGGGCGTCGTCCTGGTCCTGATCTGCCTGGCCGTCCTCTTCCCGCTCTGGGTCGTGGTCGTCACCAGCCTGTCCTCGGTGAAGACCATCACCGAGGCCGGCGGGCTGGTGGTGATCCCGCGGGGGGTCACGTTCATCGCCTACCAGGAACTCCTGGGCGGCGGCCAGGTCACCCGCGCCACCCTGGTCAGCATCTGTGTGACGGTGGTCGGGACGCTCTTCAGCATGACCGTGTCGATCATGTGCGCCTACGGACTCTCCCGCCCCGGGTCCGTGCTCCACCGGCCGCTGCTGCTGACCATGCTCGCCACGATGTTCTTCGGCGCGGGGCTCATCCCCACCTATCTGGTGGTGCAGGGCCTGGGGCTGACGGACTCCTATCTGGCGCTGATCCTGCCGAGCGCGCTGAACGTCTTCAACATCCTGGTGCTGCGCGCCTTCTTCATGAGCACGGCCCAGGAGCTCATCGAGAGCGCCCGCATCGACGGGGCCGGCGACGTCCGCATCCTGTGGCAGATCGTCATGCCGCTCTCCCGCGCGGTCATCGCCGTGATCACGCTCTTCTACGCGGTCGGCTACTGGAGCGCCTGGTTCAACGCCTCCATCTACATCAGCGACCCGAAGATGCTGCCGCTGCAGAACGTGATGAACCAGCTCGTCCTCAAGCAGGAACGGCCCACCGGCCTGGCCCAGGTGATCAACACCGGTCATCTCTCGCCGCTCGCGATCCAGATGGCGGTCATGGTGCTGGCGCTGATCCCGGTCGCGGTCCTGTCGCCCTTCGTCCAGAAGCACTTCAAGGAGGGCATGCTCACCGGCGCCGTCAAGGGCTGA
- a CDS encoding sialidase family protein — protein MRASSDPRPESVQHTGPGRRAVLAGAAVAAASATVLPAAGAASAARRPAASERYRWRTAAIGGTGFVTGLLFHPSARSLAYARTDIGGAYRWDARASRWTALTDHIGWDDWNLLGVEAMAVDPAHPDRLYLALGTYAQDWASPGAVLRSEDRGATWERTDLTVRLGANEDGRGAGERLLVDPRDSETLWLGTRHDGLLRSADRGASWSADTSFPAAVSATGQGVTLLVAAGRTVYAGWGDGGTALYRTTAAGGWEAVPGQPSAGTATGVPIRAAYDAHTRALYVTYANGPGPNNQTDGSVHRLDTVTGAWSDVTPVVPGEGDAFGYGGVAVAASRPGTVVVSTNNRWGQVDTLFRSTDGGANWTSLKDTAVLDVSETPYLEWGGEGAKFGWWIQAVAVDPHDARHIVYGTGATVFGTRDLVRWAPEIRGLEETSVRQLISPPSGRARLLSGLGDIGVMYHDSLTASPSRGMASNPVFGTATGLALATLEPSYVVRAGWPSGSSSAGAYSRDGGRSWKPFAAQPEIAASAPGPIAVSADGAVLLWSFVHWDGTTYAAHRSTDNGATWAEVPTFPEGGAPVADPVDPARFYVYDTDTGAVFRSTDGGATFTRGATGLPSGDVQFRIAAAPGRSGDLWLSAKDNGLLRSVDGGRTFTAVAGCQASHALGFGKAAPGSRDRYPAVFQTGRVTAVHDDVVVLRSDDAGRTWVRINDDAHRWGWTGEVITGDPRVHGRVYLGTNGRGIQYADPV, from the coding sequence ATGCGCGCTTCGTCCGACCCGAGACCCGAATCCGTCCAGCACACCGGGCCGGGGCGCCGGGCCGTCCTCGCGGGCGCCGCCGTGGCGGCCGCCTCCGCCACGGTGCTGCCGGCGGCGGGCGCCGCCTCGGCGGCACGCCGGCCCGCCGCGTCCGAGCGGTACCGCTGGCGTACCGCCGCGATCGGCGGCACCGGTTTCGTGACGGGTCTCCTGTTCCACCCGTCGGCGCGCTCCCTCGCCTACGCCCGTACCGACATCGGCGGGGCCTACCGCTGGGACGCGCGCGCCTCCCGCTGGACGGCGCTGACCGACCACATCGGCTGGGACGACTGGAACCTGCTGGGCGTCGAGGCGATGGCCGTCGACCCGGCGCACCCGGACCGGCTGTACCTGGCGCTCGGGACGTACGCCCAGGACTGGGCGTCGCCGGGGGCGGTGCTCCGGTCCGAGGACCGGGGCGCGACCTGGGAGCGTACGGACCTGACGGTGCGGCTCGGCGCCAACGAGGACGGCCGGGGCGCGGGCGAACGGCTGCTGGTCGACCCGCGTGACAGCGAGACCCTGTGGCTGGGCACCCGGCACGACGGGCTGCTGCGGTCCGCGGACCGGGGGGCGAGCTGGTCGGCGGACACCTCGTTCCCGGCGGCCGTGTCGGCGACCGGGCAGGGGGTCACGCTGCTGGTCGCGGCGGGCCGCACGGTGTACGCGGGCTGGGGCGACGGCGGGACGGCGCTGTACCGGACGACGGCCGCGGGCGGCTGGGAGGCCGTGCCCGGACAGCCGTCCGCCGGCACCGCGACCGGCGTGCCGATCCGCGCCGCCTACGACGCGCACACCCGCGCGCTGTACGTGACGTACGCGAACGGGCCGGGCCCCAACAACCAGACGGACGGTTCGGTGCACCGCCTCGACACGGTCACCGGCGCCTGGAGCGACGTCACCCCGGTGGTCCCGGGCGAGGGGGACGCCTTCGGCTACGGCGGTGTCGCGGTCGCCGCGTCCCGCCCCGGTACGGTCGTGGTCTCCACCAACAACCGCTGGGGACAGGTGGACACCCTGTTCCGGTCCACGGACGGCGGGGCGAACTGGACCTCGCTGAAGGACACCGCGGTGCTGGACGTGTCCGAGACCCCCTATCTCGAATGGGGCGGCGAGGGCGCCAAGTTCGGCTGGTGGATCCAGGCGGTCGCCGTCGATCCGCACGACGCCCGCCACATCGTGTACGGCACCGGCGCGACGGTCTTCGGGACACGGGACCTGGTGCGCTGGGCGCCGGAGATCCGGGGCCTGGAGGAGACCTCCGTACGCCAGCTGATCTCACCGCCGTCGGGGCGCGCCCGGCTGCTCAGCGGGCTCGGTGACATCGGGGTGATGTACCACGACTCGCTGACGGCCTCCCCTTCCAGGGGCATGGCGTCGAACCCGGTGTTCGGCACGGCGACCGGGCTGGCCCTGGCCACCCTGGAGCCGTCGTACGTCGTCCGGGCCGGCTGGCCGTCGGGGTCCTCCTCGGCGGGCGCGTACTCGCGTGACGGCGGCCGCAGCTGGAAGCCGTTCGCGGCCCAGCCGGAGATCGCCGCCTCCGCCCCCGGCCCGATCGCCGTCTCCGCGGACGGCGCGGTGCTGCTGTGGTCGTTCGTCCACTGGGACGGCACCACGTACGCCGCCCACCGGTCCACCGACAACGGTGCCACCTGGGCGGAGGTCCCCACCTTCCCCGAGGGCGGTGCCCCGGTCGCCGACCCCGTGGACCCCGCCCGCTTCTACGTCTACGACACGGACACCGGGGCGGTGTTCCGCTCCACGGACGGCGGCGCCACCTTCACCCGGGGCGCCACCGGACTCCCCTCGGGCGACGTCCAGTTCAGGATCGCGGCGGCGCCGGGCCGCTCCGGCGACCTGTGGCTGTCGGCCAAGGACAACGGGCTGCTGCGCTCGGTGGACGGCGGCCGGACCTTCACCGCGGTCGCCGGCTGCCAGGCCTCGCACGCCCTGGGCTTCGGCAAGGCGGCCCCGGGCAGCCGGGACCGCTACCCGGCCGTCTTCCAGACCGGCCGGGTCACGGCGGTCCACGACGACGTGGTCGTGCTCCGCTCCGACGACGCGGGCCGCACCTGGGTCAGGATCAACGACGACGCCCACCGCTGGGGGTGGACCGGTGAGGTCATCACCGGTGACCCCCGCGTCCACGGCCGTGTCTATCTGGGCACCAACGGCCGCGGCATCCAGTACGCAGACCCCGTATGA
- a CDS encoding beta-galactosidase: MPSLHDATRGRLLFGGDYNPEQWPEEVWADDVRLMKEAGVNSVTVGVFSWARIEPRPGAREFGWLDRLMDLLHAHGVGVVLATPTSSPPPWMGALHPETLPRAEDGTVVSYGSRQHFCPSSPVYRRYAAALTEDLAARYADHPALTVWHINNEYCTHCWCDETAAHFRRWLTARHTTTDALNEAWGTAFWSQRYDTWSQVLPPRKAQYMRNPAQVLDFKRFTSDALLECFTAERDIVARHSPHIPVTTNFMPMWAGQDGWAWAEQEDVVSVDVYPDSRDPQGGQYNAMLADMTRSQAGGPWMLMEQAAGGVNWRPVNQPKPAGLNRLWSLQSVARGADAVCYFQWRQSRQGAEKFHSAMLPHAGEGGRTFGEVKRIGAELARIGGKVAGTHSTADVAVLHDWDAWWASAQEGRPSTLVDYPDLVRAWHRALWENGTATDFARPESGLDGYRVVVVPQLYLLRDAAVDNLIAYVRGGGTLVCGFFTGVADEDDRVRPGGMDSRLRELFGIRRVHEWWPLDAGTTVECEGLRGTLWSEELEPDGSAETVSAYRGGELDGLPAVLRKGSAWYVSTLPEPEALRGLLGRVTREAGVRPVLEGLPEGVEAVRRGGLLFLLHHGSSTVTVELPEGGWRDLLTGTAAGGRVELGRFGVAVLEDGPA; this comes from the coding sequence ATGCCGTCCCTGCACGACGCCACCCGCGGCCGCCTCCTCTTCGGGGGCGACTACAACCCCGAGCAGTGGCCCGAGGAGGTGTGGGCCGACGACGTGAGGCTGATGAAGGAGGCCGGGGTCAACTCGGTCACCGTCGGCGTGTTCTCCTGGGCGAGGATCGAACCACGCCCGGGGGCCCGCGAGTTCGGCTGGCTGGACCGGCTGATGGACCTCCTGCACGCGCACGGCGTCGGGGTGGTCCTGGCCACCCCGACGTCCTCGCCGCCGCCGTGGATGGGGGCGCTGCACCCGGAGACCCTGCCGCGCGCCGAGGACGGCACGGTCGTCTCCTACGGTTCGCGGCAGCACTTCTGCCCCAGTTCGCCGGTCTACCGGCGGTACGCCGCCGCGCTCACCGAGGACCTGGCGGCGCGGTACGCGGACCACCCGGCGCTCACCGTGTGGCACATCAACAACGAGTACTGCACGCACTGCTGGTGCGACGAAACGGCCGCGCACTTCCGCCGCTGGCTGACCGCCCGCCACACCACCACCGACGCGCTCAACGAGGCCTGGGGCACGGCGTTCTGGAGCCAGCGCTACGACACCTGGTCGCAGGTCCTGCCGCCCCGCAAGGCGCAGTACATGCGCAACCCCGCACAGGTGCTGGACTTCAAGCGGTTCACCTCCGACGCGCTGCTGGAGTGCTTCACCGCCGAGCGGGACATCGTCGCCCGGCACTCCCCGCACATCCCGGTGACCACCAACTTCATGCCGATGTGGGCCGGCCAGGACGGCTGGGCCTGGGCGGAGCAGGAGGACGTGGTCTCCGTCGACGTCTACCCCGACTCCCGGGACCCGCAGGGCGGGCAGTACAACGCGATGCTCGCCGACATGACGCGTTCGCAGGCCGGCGGGCCGTGGATGCTGATGGAGCAGGCCGCCGGCGGGGTCAACTGGCGTCCGGTCAACCAGCCGAAGCCGGCCGGGCTGAACCGGCTCTGGTCGCTGCAGTCGGTGGCCCGGGGCGCGGACGCGGTCTGCTACTTCCAGTGGCGCCAGTCGCGGCAGGGGGCGGAGAAGTTCCACTCGGCGATGCTGCCGCACGCCGGGGAGGGCGGCCGGACCTTCGGCGAGGTGAAGCGGATCGGCGCCGAACTCGCCCGTATCGGCGGGAAGGTGGCGGGCACGCACAGCACCGCGGACGTGGCCGTGCTGCACGACTGGGACGCCTGGTGGGCGAGCGCCCAGGAGGGCCGGCCCTCCACCCTGGTGGACTACCCGGACCTGGTGCGGGCCTGGCACCGGGCGCTGTGGGAGAACGGCACGGCGACCGACTTCGCCCGCCCGGAGTCCGGCCTCGACGGCTACCGGGTGGTCGTCGTCCCCCAGCTGTACCTGCTGCGGGACGCGGCGGTCGACAACCTGATCGCCTATGTCCGGGGCGGCGGCACCCTCGTCTGCGGGTTCTTCACCGGGGTCGCGGACGAGGACGACCGGGTCCGGCCCGGCGGCATGGACAGCCGGCTGCGGGAGCTGTTCGGCATCCGCAGGGTCCACGAGTGGTGGCCGCTGGACGCGGGCACCACGGTGGAGTGCGAGGGCCTGCGCGGCACCCTGTGGTCGGAGGAGCTGGAGCCCGACGGCAGCGCCGAGACGGTGTCCGCCTACCGGGGCGGTGAGCTGGACGGCCTGCCCGCGGTGCTCCGCAAGGGCTCCGCCTGGTACGTCTCGACGCTTCCGGAACCGGAGGCGCTGCGCGGCCTGCTGGGCCGGGTGACGCGCGAGGCGGGTGTGCGTCCGGTGCTGGAGGGGCTGCCCGAGGGGGTGGAGGCGGTGCGCCGGGGCGGTCTGCTCTTCCTGCTGCACCACGGCAGCTCCACGGTGACGGTGGAGTTGCCGGAAGGCGGCTGGAGGGATCTGCTCACCGGGACGGCGGCCGGCGGCCGGGTGGAACTGGGCCGTTTCGGCGTCGCGGTGCTCGAAGACGGCCCGGCATGA
- a CDS encoding glycosyl hydrolase family 95 catalytic domain-containing protein: protein MTDGTWEPLPAARWEDAFLSGNGRHGAMVWGDPADDRVIVNHHSLVRPNGSERLGPPELAHRLGRVQDGLLAGEVTAAEEFGAGRPLVWVQPFHPAFQTRIRRDPGRHGAGTGYRRAVDFTTGEVSASYEAWRSRVFVSRADDVIVQHVTDPGLSADVWLDPLLPGAPARLAVGRSTVLTPDGARLALRVGYPDGSTAYAGVTVVRVDRGTVAVAGDGVRVEGARGLTLTTRVRRAPGPTDFSALWADLPGDEYAELLARHLPLHGGAYRRSSLTLRDAAGERELSGGELLARPRSPALLERLFAAGRYHLLSSSGVLPPRLTGLWTGDWDTAWSGAFTTNANLNLQVASAASAALPEVSEAHAALVYGQLEHWRDNARALFGARGIVAPSHTDGESGHTRHFQRAYPLHLWTAGADWLLQPLLEHAEVTTGAPDAGLTAALVEVALFYEDFLTREGPDGELAVVPSYSPENRPANASWGTVNATMDIAAARHALTTAAAHAADHPSAGRWRALAARLPRYLVNGDGALAEWAWPGLEETYDHRHLSHLYPVWPLDEINPYDAPREAAAAHRALELRGAENDSAHGHLHHALIAARLRDPARVAGALDAVLGGDFFHHSLMSAHYPSRNVYNADAAHTLPAAVIESLVQSAPGRLVLLPAVPASCPAGELRGVRTRFGARLDLSWSGSGATAVLRPDRDAHVDLRTGDGYALTDRPSGTTAEPHAGLPAAPLELTAGVDRVLTLEAR, encoded by the coding sequence ATGACCGACGGGACCTGGGAGCCGCTGCCCGCCGCCCGCTGGGAGGACGCCTTCCTCAGCGGGAACGGGCGGCACGGCGCGATGGTGTGGGGCGACCCGGCGGACGACCGGGTGATCGTCAACCACCACAGCCTGGTGCGCCCCAACGGCAGTGAGCGGCTGGGGCCGCCGGAGCTCGCGCACCGGCTCGGCCGGGTGCAGGACGGGCTGCTGGCCGGGGAGGTGACGGCGGCCGAGGAGTTCGGCGCGGGCCGGCCCCTGGTGTGGGTGCAGCCCTTCCACCCCGCCTTCCAGACACGGATCCGCCGGGACCCCGGCCGGCACGGCGCGGGCACCGGTTACCGGCGCGCGGTGGACTTCACCACCGGCGAGGTCAGCGCCTCGTACGAGGCCTGGCGCAGCCGGGTGTTCGTCTCACGGGCCGACGACGTGATCGTGCAGCACGTCACGGATCCGGGTCTGAGCGCCGACGTCTGGCTGGACCCACTGCTGCCGGGCGCCCCGGCGCGGCTGGCGGTGGGGCGTTCGACGGTGCTGACCCCGGACGGGGCGCGGCTGGCGCTGCGGGTGGGGTACCCGGACGGCTCCACGGCGTACGCCGGGGTCACCGTGGTGCGGGTGGACCGCGGCACGGTGGCGGTGGCGGGCGACGGTGTGCGCGTCGAGGGGGCGCGCGGCCTGACGCTGACGACCCGGGTCCGCCGCGCGCCGGGCCCCACCGACTTCTCCGCCCTGTGGGCGGACCTGCCCGGGGACGAGTACGCGGAACTGCTCGCCCGGCATCTGCCGCTGCACGGCGGGGCGTACCGGAGGTCCTCCCTCACGCTGCGGGACGCGGCGGGTGAGCGGGAGCTGTCCGGCGGCGAGCTGCTGGCCCGCCCGCGCTCCCCGGCGCTGCTGGAGCGCCTCTTCGCGGCGGGCCGCTACCATCTGCTGTCCTCCTCCGGGGTGCTGCCGCCCCGGCTGACCGGGCTGTGGACCGGTGACTGGGACACCGCCTGGTCCGGGGCGTTCACCACCAACGCCAATCTCAACCTCCAGGTCGCGTCGGCCGCGAGTGCCGCGCTGCCGGAGGTATCCGAGGCCCACGCGGCGCTGGTGTACGGGCAGTTGGAGCACTGGCGGGACAACGCGCGGGCGCTGTTCGGTGCCCGGGGCATCGTGGCGCCCTCCCACACGGACGGTGAGTCGGGGCACACCCGGCACTTCCAGCGGGCCTATCCGCTGCATCTGTGGACGGCCGGCGCCGACTGGCTGCTGCAGCCGCTGCTGGAGCACGCCGAGGTGACGACGGGGGCACCGGACGCCGGGCTGACCGCCGCCCTGGTGGAGGTGGCGCTGTTCTACGAGGACTTCCTGACCCGGGAGGGCCCGGACGGTGAGCTGGCCGTGGTGCCCTCCTACTCGCCGGAGAACCGTCCGGCCAACGCGAGCTGGGGCACGGTCAACGCCACGATGGACATCGCGGCGGCCCGCCACGCCCTGACGACGGCCGCCGCGCACGCCGCGGACCATCCGTCGGCGGGGCGCTGGCGTGCGCTGGCGGCCAGGCTGCCCCGCTACCTGGTCAACGGGGACGGGGCGCTCGCGGAGTGGGCGTGGCCCGGCCTGGAGGAGACGTACGACCACCGCCATCTGAGCCATCTCTACCCGGTGTGGCCGCTGGACGAGATCAATCCGTACGACGCGCCCCGCGAGGCGGCGGCGGCGCACCGTGCGCTGGAGCTGCGCGGGGCGGAGAACGACTCCGCGCACGGGCATCTGCACCATGCGCTGATCGCCGCCCGGCTGCGGGACCCGGCACGGGTGGCGGGGGCGCTGGACGCGGTGCTGGGCGGGGACTTCTTCCACCACTCGCTGATGAGCGCGCACTATCCGTCCCGGAACGTCTACAACGCGGACGCGGCCCACACCCTGCCCGCCGCCGTCATCGAGTCGCTCGTCCAGTCCGCGCCGGGCCGCCTGGTGCTGCTGCCCGCCGTCCCGGCGTCCTGTCCGGCGGGTGAACTGCGCGGTGTACGCACCCGGTTCGGTGCCCGGCTGGACCTGAGCTGGTCCGGTTCGGGGGCCACTGCGGTGCTGCGTCCGGACCGCGACGCCCACGTCGATCTGCGTACGGGCGACGGCTACGCCCTCACCGACCGCCCGTCCGGTACCACGGCCGAGCCGCACGCCGGCCTCCCCGCGGCTCCTCTGGAGCTCACGGCCGGCGTGGACCGCGTCCTCACCCTGGAGGCGCGGTAG
- a CDS encoding LacI family DNA-binding transcriptional regulator yields the protein MVTLAEVAQHAGVSASTVSYVLSGKRSISESTRKRVQHSIQELGYHPNAGARALASSRSNIIALMVPLRTDMYVPVMMEIAIAVATCARTHGYDVLLLTGEEGPAAVRRIAGSSLADAMILMDVELHDERLPLLRESGRAAVLIGLPADTAGLTCVDLDFEATGALCVEHLAELGHREIAVIGEAPAVYERHTGFAERTVDGIRAKAQETGVRILHRPSEGGYAAMAGTLARVFDERPGTTGFIVQNEAAVEPLLNLLQQQGRAVPEDVSVVAVCPDQVATGASVRLTSVAIPAQEMGRRSVEQVVAKLAGREADEVELLAPVLTVRASTGPAPV from the coding sequence ATGGTCACGCTTGCCGAGGTCGCCCAGCATGCCGGAGTCTCCGCGAGCACCGTGAGCTACGTCCTCAGCGGCAAGCGGTCGATCTCCGAGTCCACCCGGAAACGGGTGCAGCACAGCATCCAGGAGCTGGGCTACCACCCCAACGCCGGGGCGCGCGCCCTGGCCAGCAGCCGGTCCAACATCATCGCGCTGATGGTCCCGCTGCGTACGGACATGTACGTGCCGGTGATGATGGAGATCGCCATCGCCGTCGCCACCTGCGCCCGCACCCACGGCTACGACGTCCTCCTCCTCACCGGCGAGGAAGGCCCCGCCGCCGTCCGGCGGATCGCCGGGAGCTCGCTCGCCGACGCGATGATCCTGATGGACGTGGAGCTGCACGACGAACGGCTGCCACTGCTGCGGGAGTCCGGCCGGGCCGCCGTCCTCATCGGGCTGCCCGCCGACACGGCCGGACTCACCTGCGTGGACCTCGACTTCGAGGCCACCGGCGCACTCTGCGTGGAACACCTCGCGGAGCTCGGGCACCGCGAGATCGCGGTGATCGGTGAGGCCCCCGCCGTCTACGAACGGCACACCGGCTTCGCCGAACGGACCGTGGACGGCATCCGGGCCAAGGCGCAGGAGACCGGGGTGCGGATCCTGCACCGGCCCAGCGAGGGCGGTTACGCCGCGATGGCCGGGACCCTGGCCAGGGTCTTCGACGAACGCCCCGGTACCACCGGCTTCATCGTGCAGAACGAAGCCGCCGTCGAACCCCTGCTCAACCTGCTCCAGCAGCAGGGCCGGGCCGTCCCCGAGGACGTCTCCGTCGTCGCCGTCTGCCCCGACCAGGTGGCCACCGGCGCCTCCGTCCGGCTCACCTCCGTCGCCATCCCGGCCCAGGAGATGGGCCGGCGCTCGGTCGAGCAGGTGGTGGCGAAACTGGCCGGCCGCGAGGCGGACGAGGTCGAACTGCTCGCCCCGGTACTGACCGTACGGGCGAGCACGGGCCCCGCCCCGGTCTGA
- a CDS encoding ATP-grasp domain-containing protein, whose product MAAPLLALAPHRSSTAALLADEARGRGMDVTVLPPGGTPAPAPGTPAHYYGGPRFAARAARRLGTALLEPADGWLDLLPYGLTGRRVRCLPLSRARAVPGPFFAKPPTDKSFPAAVYADGSGLPAPAGEGDPPVQISEVVTWVREFRLHLLDGEVRTGSQYATFGRLDVAPLDGHADEPAVRAFARRLTGTCGDTLPSGVVVDIGLMRPAGGAGPGRWAVVEANMAWFSNIYAADPGRALDVVLRSAGPEAGLREHDVRFRRT is encoded by the coding sequence ATGGCCGCCCCGCTTCTCGCCCTCGCGCCGCACCGCTCCAGCACCGCCGCCCTGCTGGCGGACGAGGCCCGCGGGCGCGGCATGGACGTCACCGTCCTGCCGCCCGGCGGCACCCCCGCACCCGCGCCCGGCACCCCGGCCCACTACTACGGCGGACCGCGCTTCGCCGCCCGGGCCGCCCGGCGGCTCGGTACCGCGCTCCTCGAACCGGCCGACGGCTGGCTGGACCTGCTGCCGTACGGGCTCACCGGCCGCCGCGTCCGGTGCCTGCCCCTCAGCCGGGCCCGCGCGGTCCCCGGCCCGTTCTTCGCGAAGCCGCCCACCGACAAGAGCTTCCCGGCCGCCGTGTACGCCGACGGCAGCGGTCTGCCCGCACCGGCGGGGGAGGGCGACCCGCCGGTACAGATCAGCGAAGTGGTCACCTGGGTGAGGGAGTTCCGGCTCCACCTGCTGGACGGGGAGGTGCGCACCGGCTCCCAGTACGCCACCTTCGGCCGGCTCGACGTGGCCCCCCTGGACGGCCACGCGGACGAGCCCGCCGTCCGGGCGTTCGCCCGGCGGCTGACCGGGACGTGCGGTGACACCCTGCCCAGCGGCGTCGTCGTGGACATCGGCCTGATGCGGCCGGCCGGCGGAGCGGGGCCCGGCCGCTGGGCCGTCGTCGAGGCCAACATGGCCTGGTTCAGCAACATCTACGCCGCCGACCCCGGCCGGGCCCTCGACGTGGTCCTCCGCTCCGCCGGTCCCGAAGCCGGACTCCGTGAACACGACGTACGGTTCCGGCGGACCTGA